A genomic region of Mesobacillus jeotgali contains the following coding sequences:
- the ilvE gene encoding branched-chain-amino-acid transaminase, giving the protein MPDQWIYLNGEFVTKENAKVSVYDHGFLYGDGIFEGIRVYSGNIFRMEEHMDRLYRSAKSIMLNMPHSKEEFTNLVVETVERNQLRDAYIRIVVSRGVGDLGLDPYKCPNANVVIIVEPLAIFPKELYESGLEIVTVATRRNRPDVLSPKVKSLNYLNNVLVKIEAHLANVSEALMLNDQGYVAEGSADNIFIVRGNEFLTPPGYVGALEGITRNAVIEIAKNLGYEVKEEPFTRHDVYTADEVFLTGTAAEVIAVVKVDGRVIGDGVPGQHTQNILREFRARVVADGIQVYPEKAHQVS; this is encoded by the coding sequence GTGCCCGATCAATGGATCTACTTAAACGGTGAATTTGTCACCAAGGAAAATGCTAAGGTTTCGGTATATGATCATGGATTTCTATACGGAGACGGTATTTTTGAAGGGATACGGGTATACAGCGGCAATATTTTCAGGATGGAAGAACATATGGACCGGCTTTACCGCTCAGCTAAGTCCATCATGCTGAACATGCCACACTCTAAGGAGGAGTTCACCAATCTGGTTGTTGAAACGGTGGAACGGAATCAATTGAGAGATGCTTATATCCGCATTGTCGTTTCGAGAGGCGTTGGGGATCTTGGACTTGATCCTTACAAATGTCCAAACGCGAACGTGGTGATCATTGTAGAGCCACTGGCAATTTTCCCAAAAGAATTGTATGAAAGCGGCCTGGAGATTGTAACTGTCGCGACAAGGAGAAATCGTCCAGATGTGTTGAGTCCAAAAGTAAAATCACTGAATTATTTAAATAATGTCCTGGTAAAAATCGAAGCGCATCTGGCAAATGTAAGTGAGGCGCTCATGCTCAATGATCAGGGATATGTTGCTGAAGGTTCAGCGGATAATATTTTTATCGTCAGGGGAAATGAATTCCTCACACCGCCAGGATATGTTGGAGCACTTGAAGGTATCACCAGGAATGCGGTAATTGAAATCGCGAAAAATCTTGGGTATGAGGTCAAGGAGGAACCGTTTACCCGCCATGATGTCTACACAGCCGATGAAGTATTCCTTACCGGGACAGCAGCAGAAGTAATCGCAGTTGTTAAAGTGGATGGAAGAGTCATCGGTGATGGAGTACCAGGTCAGCATACCCAGAACATCCTGCGTGAGTTCAGGGCAAGAGTTGTTGCAGATGGAATCCAGGTCTATCCGGAAAAAGCCCATCAAGTCAGTTAA
- the rph gene encoding ribonuclease PH: MRFDGREPLQLRPIHIETDYLKHPEGSVLISVGDTKVICTASIEDRVPPFMRGEGKGWITAEYSMLPRATEQRNIREAAKGKITGRTMEIQRLIGRALRAVVNLEAIGERTVWVDCDVIQADGGTRTASITGAFVAMAMALEKLSRQKKLSAFPVTDFLAATSVGILKNGEAVVDLNYVEDSAANVDMNVVMTGNGEFVELQGTGEEATFSYNQLQELLKAAQDGITELFEKQKEALGEELAAKIQGAKQR; encoded by the coding sequence ATGCGATTTGATGGGCGTGAACCCTTGCAATTAAGACCAATACATATTGAAACTGATTACCTGAAACATCCTGAAGGCTCTGTGCTGATCTCTGTTGGAGATACGAAGGTAATATGCACTGCCAGCATCGAGGACCGCGTTCCTCCATTCATGAGAGGCGAAGGAAAAGGATGGATTACGGCAGAATACTCTATGCTTCCACGCGCTACTGAACAGAGGAATATTCGTGAGGCGGCAAAAGGAAAGATTACCGGAAGGACGATGGAAATCCAGCGTTTGATCGGCAGAGCGCTGCGCGCAGTCGTGAATCTTGAGGCTATAGGCGAGCGTACTGTATGGGTCGATTGTGATGTAATCCAGGCAGATGGCGGCACGCGTACTGCGTCAATCACCGGAGCTTTTGTTGCGATGGCTATGGCGCTTGAGAAGCTGAGCAGGCAAAAGAAGCTGTCTGCTTTCCCTGTGACAGACTTTCTTGCTGCGACGAGTGTTGGTATCTTGAAGAATGGCGAGGCTGTTGTTGATTTGAACTACGTCGAGGATTCTGCTGCCAATGTCGACATGAATGTTGTCATGACTGGCAATGGAGAATTCGTTGAACTGCAGGGTACTGGAGAAGAAGCTACTTTTTCATACAATCAGCTGCAGGAGCTCTTAAAGGCAGCACAAGATGGAATAACGGAACTCTTCGAAAAACAGAAGGAAGCACTTGGGGAAGAATTGGCTGCCAAGATACAGGGAGCAAAACAGAGATAG
- the ilvB gene encoding acetolactate synthase large subunit — MEAALKETKAKTSEASGADLLLKALEKENVEVIFGYPGGAVLPIYDKLYDSKILHVLPRHEQGGIHAAEGYARISGKPGVVIATSGPGATNIITGIADAMMDSLPLVVITGQVATGVIGTDAFQEADILGITTPITKYNYQVRDIKDIPRIIKEAFYIATSGRPGPVVIDFPKDLAAGVSAEPAEEEIHLPGYQPTTEPNFLQVRKLSEAVSRAKRPVILAGAGVLHAKASSLLKEYAEQQNLHVVHTLLGLGGFPAKHELFLGMAGMHGCYTANMALYNCDLLINIGARFDDRLTGNLKHFAPKAMVAHIDIDPAEIGKNVPTQIPVVGDAGEALRQLLRLGGSPPLQEEWTGTLTAWKTDNPYHYESSDVLKPQKVMELLYEKTAGEAIVVTDVGQHQMWAAQYYQLQHADRWVTSGGLGTMGFGLPASIGAQLADPTACVVAVLGDGGFQMSTQELAVIAEFQLPIKIAIFNNKALGMVRQWQEIFYKERYSHSKNPVQPSFVKLAEAYGIKGFEINSEAEAHLVLNEVLHDKEPVLLDFRVDGAENVYPMIAPGKGIHEMVGVKK, encoded by the coding sequence ATGGAAGCTGCCTTGAAGGAAACAAAGGCTAAAACAAGTGAAGCAAGCGGAGCTGATTTACTGCTTAAGGCGCTGGAAAAGGAAAATGTCGAAGTCATTTTTGGCTACCCAGGAGGCGCTGTCCTTCCGATTTACGACAAACTCTATGATTCTAAAATTCTTCATGTGCTGCCAAGGCATGAACAGGGAGGGATTCATGCAGCGGAAGGATATGCGAGGATCAGCGGAAAACCGGGCGTTGTAATTGCTACATCTGGACCGGGAGCGACCAATATCATCACCGGCATTGCAGACGCGATGATGGACTCGTTGCCGCTGGTTGTCATCACGGGCCAGGTCGCGACAGGGGTGATTGGCACTGATGCCTTCCAGGAAGCTGACATTCTTGGAATCACCACTCCTATCACGAAGTACAACTATCAGGTCAGGGATATTAAAGACATCCCGCGGATTATCAAGGAAGCATTTTATATTGCGACAAGCGGAAGGCCTGGGCCAGTTGTCATCGATTTCCCAAAGGATCTGGCAGCGGGTGTATCGGCAGAGCCGGCTGAGGAGGAAATCCACCTTCCTGGTTACCAGCCGACTACGGAGCCGAATTTCCTTCAGGTAAGAAAACTGTCCGAAGCAGTAAGCAGGGCAAAAAGGCCAGTCATTCTCGCTGGGGCAGGTGTCCTCCATGCGAAAGCGTCGAGCCTGCTAAAAGAATACGCAGAACAGCAGAACCTTCATGTTGTCCACACATTATTGGGGTTGGGGGGCTTTCCGGCGAAGCATGAACTGTTCCTTGGAATGGCTGGGATGCATGGCTGTTATACAGCGAACATGGCGCTTTACAATTGTGACCTGCTGATCAATATAGGAGCACGATTTGATGACCGGCTGACCGGTAACCTGAAGCATTTCGCTCCAAAAGCAATGGTTGCCCATATCGATATCGACCCAGCTGAAATCGGTAAAAATGTACCAACACAAATTCCGGTTGTTGGTGATGCAGGAGAGGCTTTAAGACAGCTGCTCAGGCTGGGAGGCAGTCCGCCTCTACAGGAAGAATGGACTGGAACACTCACAGCCTGGAAGACGGATAATCCATATCATTACGAAAGCAGTGACGTGCTAAAACCGCAAAAAGTAATGGAACTCCTTTATGAAAAAACGGCGGGCGAAGCGATTGTCGTTACCGATGTCGGCCAGCATCAAATGTGGGCAGCACAATATTATCAGCTCCAGCACGCTGATCGATGGGTGACCTCAGGAGGGTTAGGGACAATGGGATTTGGGCTTCCGGCAAGCATTGGAGCCCAGCTGGCAGATCCAACAGCATGTGTTGTGGCCGTTCTCGGAGATGGTGGGTTCCAGATGTCAACGCAGGAGCTGGCGGTCATTGCTGAATTTCAGCTGCCGATCAAGATAGCGATTTTTAATAACAAAGCGCTTGGAATGGTTAGACAATGGCAGGAAATTTTTTATAAAGAAAGATATTCCCACAGTAAAAACCCGGTTCAGCCTTCTTTTGTAAAACTGGCTGAGGCCTATGGGATCAAAGGGTTTGAAATCAACTCCGAAGCAGAAGCACATTTGGTGCTGAATGAGGTCTTGCATGACAAAGAACCGGTACTGCTCGATTTCAGAGTCGATGGTGCAGAAAATGTCTATCCGATGATTGCGCCTGGAAAAGGAATCCACGAGATGGTGGGAGTGAAGAAATGA
- a CDS encoding XTP/dITP diphosphatase: MESVIIATKNIGKAKEFEKLFLPKGLAVKTLLDYPEIEDVEETGTTFEENAILKAETIANNLGVRVIADDSGLEIDALEGRPGVYSARYAGSEKNDENNIDKVLEELQGVPESERTARFCCALAMAEPGKETLTVFGTCEGSILNERRGTNGFGYDPIFFVETKGKTMAELASDEKNKISHRANAIRKLDDLLKEREERHE, translated from the coding sequence ATGGAATCAGTCATAATCGCGACAAAAAACATAGGAAAAGCAAAGGAATTCGAAAAGCTTTTTTTGCCAAAAGGGTTGGCGGTAAAAACATTGCTCGATTATCCAGAAATTGAAGATGTAGAAGAAACAGGGACAACTTTTGAGGAGAACGCTATCTTAAAAGCTGAAACAATCGCTAATAATCTTGGAGTCAGAGTAATTGCAGATGATTCCGGTCTCGAAATTGACGCACTGGAAGGCCGACCAGGTGTCTATTCGGCACGATACGCAGGTTCTGAAAAAAATGATGAAAACAACATCGACAAAGTTCTCGAGGAACTTCAAGGTGTGCCAGAAAGTGAGCGCACCGCAAGATTTTGCTGCGCTCTTGCAATGGCAGAGCCAGGCAAGGAGACTTTGACTGTATTCGGTACATGTGAAGGAAGTATCCTGAATGAAAGACGCGGCACCAATGGTTTTGGCTATGATCCAATTTTCTTTGTAGAAACAAAGGGGAAAACTATGGCTGAATTGGCATCAGACGAAAAAAACAAGATCAGCCACCGGGCCAATGCGATCAGAAAATTGGATGATCTTCTTAAAGAGCGAGAGGAACGCCATGAGTAG
- a CDS encoding metallophosphoesterase, which produces MSRVLVVSDSHGSTEVLEGIEKLHGNDVDLMIHCGDSELSENDAAIVNFRSVKGNCDFYGSFPDDEIHVINGVKIFVTHGHLYSVKSTLVNLYYKAKELQADIVCFGHSHLLGAEMVDDVLFINPGSIRLPRGRIEKSYAILELENDKAILRIYDYGNGEMIELRQEFSLHKTS; this is translated from the coding sequence ATGAGTAGGGTGCTGGTCGTCAGTGACAGCCACGGGTCAACAGAGGTGCTAGAGGGAATTGAGAAGCTGCATGGCAATGATGTGGACTTGATGATCCACTGCGGTGACTCAGAGCTTTCTGAAAATGATGCTGCTATTGTGAATTTCCGTTCGGTGAAGGGGAATTGCGATTTTTATGGCAGCTTTCCTGATGATGAAATCCATGTGATAAACGGCGTGAAAATTTTCGTGACACATGGGCATCTATACTCAGTGAAGTCTACTCTCGTAAATTTATACTATAAGGCGAAAGAACTGCAGGCTGATATCGTATGCTTTGGGCATTCACATTTGCTAGGAGCAGAAATGGTTGATGATGTACTGTTTATCAATCCCGGAAGCATCAGACTTCCACGCGGCAGAATTGAAAAGAGCTATGCCATCCTTGAGCTGGAAAACGATAAAGCAATATTGCGGATCTATGACTATGGCAATGGTGAGATGATTGAGTTAAGGCAGGAGTTTTCACTTCACAAAACGAGTTGA